One part of the Musa acuminata AAA Group cultivar baxijiao chromosome BXJ1-5, Cavendish_Baxijiao_AAA, whole genome shotgun sequence genome encodes these proteins:
- the LOC135674813 gene encoding ABC transporter G family member 5-like — translation MSRFVDKISVLERLSSPMAEAEGIARGGLLVHHHHHPRGPSVTLGQLFKRVGEAHSGGGVGDEDASQPHHVVAMGEFDGAGGGGLASRPLPIVLTFTNLSYSVKRARDMFLFRKSRLAMDPAAGLATPDSFSGSKTLLDSISGEAREGEIFAVLGASGSGKSTLIDALANRIARESLQGSITLNDEKLDDQLLKVISAYVMQDDLLFPMLTVEETLMFSAEFRLPRSLSASKKKSRVQALIDQLGLRTSAKTIIGDEIHRGVSGGERRRVSIGIDIIHDPIILFLDEPTSGLDSTSAFMVTKVLQRIAHSGSIVIMSVHQPSYRILCLLDRLLFLSRGQTVYSGPPDGLRGFFSDFGHPIPANENPTEFALDLIRELEGTPTGARSLVDFNKTHQSVRLAVAAADKPSLSLNDAISASISRGKLVSGATEGATSAPSVQNYANPFWIEVGVLTKRSFTNSKRMPELFGVRLGAVLVTGFILATIFWRLDNSPRGVQERLGFFAIAMSTMFYTCADALPIFLQERNIFMRETAHNAYRRSSYVLSHTIVGFPPLVLLSIAFASTTFFAVGLAGSMQGFFFFVLIVLASFWAGSGFVTFLSGVVTHIMLGCAVVLSVLAYFLLFSGFFIDRTRIPDYWIWFHYLSLVKYPYEAVMQNEFDDPRKCFVRGVQMFDNTPFGGLPEAIKLNVLKSISSSLGVNITSQTCITTGTNILEQQSVTQLSKWDCLWIAVAWGFFFRFLFYISLLLGSRNKRR, via the coding sequence ATGTCGCGGTTCGTCGACAAGATATCCGTCCTCGAGCGGCTCTCTTCCCCGATGGCGGAGGCCGAGGGCATCGCTCGCGGCGGCCTGCttgtccaccaccaccaccacccccgcGGCCCCTCCGTCACACTCGGCCAGCTCTTCAAGCGCGTCGGCGAGGCCCATAGTGGCGGCGGCGTGGGGGACGAGGACGCGTCCCAGCCCCACCACGTCGTCGCTATGGGCGAATTTGACGGCGCCGGAGGTGGCGGGTTGGCCTCCCGCCCTCTCCCTATCGTCCTCACCTTCACCAATCTCTCGTACAGCGTCAAGAGGGCCCGCGACATGTTCCTTTTCCGCAAGAGCCGCCTCGCCATGGACCCCGCCGCAGGCCTCGCGACGCCGGATTCGTTCTCCGGGAGTAAGACGCTTCTGGACTCCATCTCCGGCGAGGCCAGAGAAGGGGAGATCTTCGCGGTGCTGGGGGCCAGCGGCTCCGGAAAGTCCACCCTCATCGACGCGCTCGCTAACCGCATCGCGAGGGAGAGCCTGCAGGGCTCTATTACCCTCAACGACGAGAAGCTCGACGACCAGCTGCTGAAGGTCATCTCCGCGTACGTGATGCAGGACGACCTCCTGTTTCCCATGCTTACCGTGGAAGAGACCTTGATGTTCTCCGCTGAGTTCCGGCTGCCGCGATCTCTCTCCGCCTCGAAGAAGAAGAGCCGGGTGCAAGCGCTCATCGACCAGCTGGGCCTTCGGACCTCCGCCAAAACCATCATCGGCGACGAGATCCACCGCGGCGTCTCCGGAGGCGAGCGCCGCCGGGTTTCTATTGGCATCGACATCATCCATGACCCCATCATACTCTTCCTCGACGAGCCCACGTCCGGCCTCGACTCGACAAGCGCGTTCATGGTGACCAAGGTGCTGCAGAGGATCGCTCACAGTGGGAGCATCGTGATCATGTCGGTCCACCAGCCGAGCTACCGGATTCTCTGTCTCCTCGATCGCCTCCTTTTCCTCTCCAGAGGCCAGACCGTGTACAGTGGGCCGCCCGACGGTCTACGCGGGTTCTTCTCTGACTTCGGCCATCCCATCCCAGCCAACGAGAACCCAACAGAATTCGCGCTCGACCTTATCCGCGAGCTCGAGGGCACTCCGACCGGTGCAAGGTCCCTCGTCGACTTCAACAAGACACATCAGAGCGTACGACTCGCCGTGGCCGCCGCGGACAAGCCATCTCTTTCTCTAAATGATGCCATCAGCGCCAGCATCTCCCGCGGGAAGCTTGTTTCCGGCGCGACCGAGGGAGCGACCTCGGCGCCGTCGGTCCAGAATTACGCCAATCCATTCTGGATCGAGGTGGGTGTGCTGACAAAGCGGTCGTTTACCAACTCCAAGCGGATGCCAGAGCTGTTCGGCGTCCGCCTCGGCGCGGTGCTCGTCACGGGATTCATCCTGGCGACCATCTTCTGGCGGCTCGACAACTCGCCCAGGGGCGTGCAAGAACGACTCGGCTTCTTCGCCATAGCCATGTCCACCATGTTCTACACCTGCGCCGATGCGCTGCCGATCTTCCTCCAGGAGCGCAACATCTTCATGAGGGAGACGGCACACAACGCCTACCGCCGCTCGTCCTACGTCCTCTCCCACACCATCGTCGGCTTCCCGCCGCTGGTCCTCCTGTCCATCGCCTTCGCCTCGACCACCTTCTTCGCCGTCGGCCTCGCGGGGAGCATGCAGGGGTTCTTCTTCTTCGTGCTGATCGTCCTGGCCTCCTTCTGGGCCGGCAGCGGTTTTGTGACCTTCCTCTCCGGGGTCGTGACGCATATCATGTTAGGCTGCGCCGTCGTCCTCTCCGTTCTGGCCTACTTCCTACTCTTCAGCGGCTTCTTCATCGACCGGACCCGGATCCCCGACTACTGGATCTGGTTCCACTACCTCTCACTCGTCAAGTACCCCTACGAAGCGGTGATGCAGAACGAGTTCGACGATCCGCGCAAGTGCTTCGTCCGAGGGGTGCAGATGTTCGACAACACGCCCTTCGGGGGGTTGCCGGAGGCGATCAAGTTGAACGTTCTCAAGTCCATAAGCAGTTCTTTAGGGGTGAACATAACCAGCCAGACCTGCATCACCACCGGCACCAACATCCTGGAGCAGCAGAGCGTGACGCAGCTCAGCAAGTGGGACTGCCTGTGGATCGCTGTGGCGTGGGGCTTCTTCTTTAGGTTCCTCTTCTACATCAGCCTCCTGTTGGGAAGCAGGAACAAGAGGAGGTAA
- the LOC135586376 gene encoding receptor-like protein kinase HERK 1 — protein MAIREIEARLIVFMMVAIRCVHCVFTPADNYLIDCGSLTNTTIGTRVFVADVSLSSTLTPPSNNLANTSQNSVPSVPTSYGTALFRNARVFRERSSYSFQIKAHGRHFVRLYFFPFVSGGYNLSAATFGVSIQDVVLLNKYQPRANATVVKEFSLNITSDTLILTFAPSANTSLAFVNAIEVVSVPDNLINDTAKIVDPQGKYHGLSGQALETIYRINMGGPQVLPGDDTLWRTWENDQKFLLTPGLSQSSNFTGKINYMDGATEEIAPQVVYATVVELSKDSQNTNAANVNVTWQFSVDANSEYLIRFHFCDIVSKSAIDLLFNVYINAWLASEVDLGQITFYSLATAVFMDFVLKADDASGKLSVSINPSPITNGLPNAILNGLEIMKINGSAGPAVVVIPPGSNKNFGIILGSILGAVTVVVVAIILCVVLRKRKLAKQSSKTWVPFSIDGLTSHSTVSQTSNEAAFKIGQNGDLGYRFSFTVLQEATNNFDENWVIGVGGFGKVYKGVLRDETKVAVKRGNPKSQQGLNEFRTEIELLSRLRHRHLVSLIGYCDEKNEMILVYEYMEKGTLKSHLYGSDLPPLVWKQRLEICIGSARGLHYLHTGQAKAIIHRDVKSANILLDENLLAKVADFGLSKTGPELDQTHVSTAVKGSFGYLDPEYFRRQRLTEKSDVYSFGVVLLEVLCARPVIDPTLPREMVNLAEWGMKWQKRGELEQIVDTRIAGSVRPESLRKFGETIEKCLADSGVERPSMGDVLWNLEYVLHLQDADPSVSEIDSINRITELSPQVQNINTIFESAHAEEGGTSVHNDLTDVSMSKVFSQLIKSEGR, from the coding sequence ATGGCCATTAGGGAAATCGAAGCGAGACTCATCGTCTTCATGATGGTTGCGATTCGATGCGTCCACTGTGTATTTACCCCTGCAGACAATTACCTGATCGACTGTGGGTCTCTGACCAATACAACCATCGGCACTAGAGTTTTCGTGGCCGACGTCTCGCTTTCCTCGACCTTGACACCCCCCTCAAACAACTTAGCCAATACCTCACAGAACTCGGTCCCTTCGGTCCCTACTTCCTACGGCACGGCGCTCTTCCGGAACGCCCGGGTCTTCAGGGAACGCTCCTCCTACTCTTTCCAAATCAAGGCGCACGGCAGGCACTTCGTTCGCCTGTACTTCTTCCCCTTCGTGTCCGGAGGCTACAACCTCAGTGCAGCAACCTTCGGCGTGTCGATCCAAGATGTTGTCCTTCTCAACAAATACCAGCCTCGGGCGAATGCAACGGTCGTCAAGGAATTCTCATTGAACATAACCAGCGACACTCTTATCCTTACATTTGCACCATCGGCAAACACTTCCCTTGCCTTTGTGAATGCCATTGAAGTTGTTTCGGTTCCTGATAATCTAATCAATGATACTGCAAAGATCGTTGATCCTCAAGGCAAGTACCACGGTTTATCAGGCCAGGCATTGGAGACGATTTACCGGATCAACATGGGGGGGCCTCAGGTCCTTCCAGGCGACGATACGCTGTGGAGAACCTGGGAAAATGATCAGAAATTTCTGCTCACTCCTGGTCTATCCCAGTCATCTAATTTCACCGGAAAAATCAATTATATGGATGGAGCTACCGAGGAGATTGCCCCTCAAGTCGTGTATGCCACGGTTGTAGAGTTGTCTAAAGATTCCCAAAATACTAACGCTGCCAATGTAAACGTGACATGGCAGTTCAGCGTGGATGCTAACTCGGAATACCTGATAAGGTTTCATTTTTGTGATATAGTCAGTAAATCGGCTATTGATTTATTGTTTAATGTTTATATCAATGCATGGCTTGCTTCTGAAGTTGATCTCGGTCAAATCACATTTTACAGTTTGGCTACAGCTGTTTTTATGGATTTTGTTCTAAAGGCTGATGATGCCTCTGGTAAGCTTAgtgttagtatcaatccttcacCCATAACCAATGGTTTACCAAATGCCATTCTCAATGGCCTTGAGATAATGAAGATAAATGGCTCTGCTGGTCCGGCAGTTGTTGTCATACCACCTGGTTCAAACAAAAATTTTGGCATCATACTGGGCTCAATCCTTGGAGCAGTTACGGTGGTTGTCGTTGCTATTATTCTTTGCGTGGTTCTTAGGAAAAGGAAGCTCGCAAAACAGAGTTCCAAAACTTGGGTGCCTTTCTCCATCGATGGCTTGACTTCTCACAGCACGGTAAGTCAGACTTCCAATGAAGCTGCTTTTAAAATTGGGCAGAATGGAGACCTTGGTTATCGTTTCTCTTTCACTGTGCTGCAAGAAGCAACAAACAACTTTGATGAGAATTGGGTGATTGGGGTTGGAGGTTTCGGGAAGGTCTACAAGGGAGTGCTAAGAGATGAAACAAAAGTGGCAGTGAAGAGGGGCAATCCAAAATCTCAACAAGGTCTCAATGAGTTCCGCACCGAAATTGAACTTCTGTCACGCCTGCGCCACCGCCACCTGGTTTCTCTTATCGGGTACTGTGATGAGAAGAATGAGATGATTCTTGTTTACGAGTACATGGAAAAGGGCACTCTTAAGAGCCATCTATATGGTTCAGATCTTCCTCCTCTTGTTTGGAAGCAGAGATTGGAAATTTGTATTGGATCAGCCAGAGGATTGCACTACCTTCATACCGGTCAAGCCAAGGCTATCATCCACCGTGATGTTAAATCTGCAAATATTCTACTTGATGAGAATCTCTTGGCAAAGGTTGCTGATTTTGGGCTCTCGAAGACTGGGCCTGAGTTGGATCAGACCCATGTCAGCACCGCCGTAAAGGGGAGTTTCGGATATCTTGATCCTGAGTACTTCCGGAGGCAACGGTTGACAGAGAAATCTGATGTGTATTCATTTGGAGTAGTTTTGCTTGAAGTGCTTTGTGCGAGGCCGGTCATTGATCCCACCCTACCAAGAGAGATGGTGAATTTAGCAGAGTGGGGAATGAAGTGGCAAAAGAGGGGTGAGTTGGAGCAGATTGTTGATACTCGGATTGCAGGATCCGTTAGGCCTGAATCTCTAAGGAAATTTGGGGAGACGATCGAGAAATGCCTGGCAGACTCGGGTGTGGAGCGCCCCTCGATGGGAGATGTCCTTTGGAACTTGGAGTATGTGCTACATCTACAAGACGCAGATCCTAGTGTTTCTGAGATCGATAGTATCAATCGCATTACCGAACTTTCACCGCAGGTTCAAAACATCAACACCATCTTTGAGAGTGCCCATGCGGAGGAAGGTGGTACGTCAGTGCATAATGATCTTACAGACGTCTCCATGAGTAAGGTTTTCTCACAGTTGATCAAGTCAGAGGGTCGGTAA
- the LOC103986153 gene encoding probable membrane-associated kinase regulator 4, translated as MAKTLPSYDHIAEEDEEEEDYIDMDVSCATEMGNSTTNSFLCYAVVSAPHSKEFEFQMSVQPAESEATAYPADELFYKGKLLPLHLPPRLQMVEKLEKSKEMNASEDEAAIAPATPTDRTPFGSCNISPASSCYVSGELDAEDYYRCSAELVRSNRKSSWSKKLRLIKHLSQSLKLKASKAYLKSLFNKPRRPDESCAAAQQTKECTDGSAAEARKKLVEQAQIGTHLFDDTNALGLMRSINREKHIEEDDVCYRKSFSGAMSWSHTATDSSVSLTSASSSSSSSFTGTTRSGGSSQPLLLLNRSSSLNAEVESSIQGAISHCKKSQQMISGRKSASDVGFCSLSAPIIAVARENQEKPGLCRG; from the coding sequence ATGGCTAAGACCCTCCCTTCCTACGACCACATAGCagaagaagatgaggaagaagaagactacATCGACATGGATGTCAGCTGTGCAACAGAAATGGGTAATAGCACTACCAACAGCTTCCTCTGCTACGCCGTCGTCTCCGCTCCACATTCCAAGGAGTTCGAGTTCCAAATGAGTGTCCAGCCGGCGGAGTCGGAAGCCACTGCGTACCCTGCTGATGAGCTCTTCTACAAGGGGAAGCTCCTCCCTCTGCATCTCCCTCCTCGGCTTCAAATGGTCGAGAAGCTCGAGAAGTCAAAGGAGATGAATGCCTCCGAGGACGAGGCGGCCATAGCACCAGCTACCCCTACGGATCGCACTCCATTTGGGTCGTGCAACATCTCTCCTGCCAGTTCTTGCTATGTCAGCGGCGAGCTGGATGCGGAAGACTACTACAGATGCTCGGCAGAGCTGGTAAGGTCAAATCGAAAGAGTTCTTGGTCCAAGAAGCTCAGGTTGATCAAGCACTTATCCCAGAGTCTCAAGCTGAAGGCTTCAAAGGCTTATCTCAAGTCTCTGTTCAACAAACCGCGGCGTCCCGACGAGTCATGCGCGGCCGCTCAGCAAACCAAAGAGTGTACCGACGGCAGCGCAGCGGAAGCCAGAAAGAAACTAGTGGAGCAAGCTCAGATCGGGACTCATCTTTTCGACGACACCAATGCCCTAGGACTCATGAGGAGCATTAACAGGGAAAAGCATATAGAAGAGGACGACGTGTGCTACAGGAAGTCGTTCTCAGGCGCCATGAGCTGGAGTCACACGGCGACGGACTCATCGGTGTCGTTGACGTCCGCTTCTTCTTCGTCATCGTCGTCCTTCACGGGTACGACGAGGTCCGGTGGATCCAGCCAGCCCCTGCTGTTGCTTAACAGGAGCAGCAGCCTGAATGCAGAGGTGGAGAGCTCAATTCAAGGGGCGATTTCCCATTGCAAGAAGTCTCAGCAGATGATCTCTGGTAGAAAGAGTGCAAGTGATGTCGGATTTTGTTCCTTGTCTGCTCCTATAATTGCTGTCGCTCGTGAGAATCAAGAGAAGCCGGGGCTTTGCAGGGGATAA
- the LOC103986152 gene encoding uncharacterized protein LOC103986152, producing the protein MHYNSSRSCRREEPQPAVAYGRDQVWTDPVRTEGHFHSRKWPNASRIAFDSTRDIGSCAGKNSFALEISQNLSKKAGETPMKEAIDEEVSKEKDIRCPAPSLVARLMGLDTLPSSVRGSKNMEDCCKAIPSKSTSVNCICIHPNDRSQFRSTDEKQEFKDVFEVTETSKIKKHKNHTNSRKMLGCRGNEAGMDLTNQNSRDAKCLSNHDLLQNGKTFNDAFEVSDLSKDLFVELLQDPNSFLAKHNVDLRHAPLSPHRSKITILKPSKASKHWSSEDWSESFKSERRPDRFLHMHQESTGSIKMKTASLGKHSIKENNVSLSCNLSASLHAARTRTFLHPARIVILKPNLEKAQKIARGDLFTHENSFISKKCREILASGIQELHDKDIQKFFFHTEVLSHKGSVEIAREITRKMRHTISSQTKKNFASQMNPYAKSGDSFIMPGIVKLNHSEAFYLSTDNFGQWNNSFSPSSSYSAESSASMEARKRLSERWKITHQFKNTKLCSRGSNTLGELLAQSDRKTPKATLDSLDTKKVSDEKLSKDEILESKGYHLGISSKDSLKDGSSGFLPRFNSLPASSIVYGSPRPSDRKQDGGSSNDTIKDVRHMGSSVASEAKCSKPGTAEVKSSKHHNHNSRLAHPVEEENMLPEREIHVNSEGLRKSIHVKNYLDNTMLHPEPTDYAITIRKSSASIPIVGDDSRRLITQEEQVTQSSFQVPSVRNDVVIEDISSDHPQVERLQFEYDPSESLPLSFKELELPSPVSVLETPSEEGSTTGCLERLSADLKELRMKLELLKLESVDTYMPTTNKDYTGDDHVPRSSGAINRGEFIDDDDRDFAYLLDILVESGIHGVDDNKLSDACYLHGCPVDQMVFHKLEKKYNGNASWSRSERKLLFDLINRTLAGFITKCMDVNPGVRSRIHLRAWNREGLAEGLWQMVVKLRNDQDCNRENKVLDPGWLGLRYDVDLIGREMERLLNDELLEELVSEFAGA; encoded by the exons GGCATTTCCATTCCAGAAAATGGCCAAATGCTTCAAGGATTGCATTTGATTCTACTCGTGACATTGGTTCTTGTGCAGGAAAAAATTCT TTTGCTCTTGAGATTAGTCAAAACTTATCTAAGAAAGCTGGAGAAACTCCAATGAAAGAAGCAATAGATGAAGAGGTATCAAAAGAGAAAGACATTAGGTGTCCTGCACCAAGTTTAGTTGCAAGACTAATGGGTCTTGATACACTACCCTCTTCGGTTAGAGGATCGAAAAATATGGAAGATTGCTGCAAAGCAATACCGTCAAAAAGTACATCGGTGAATTGTATATGTATACATCCTAATGACCGTTCACAATTTAGAAGCACCGATGAGAAGCAAGAGTTCAAAGATGTTTTTGAAGTAACAGAAACATCCAAGATTAAGAAGCATAAGAACCACACTAATAGCAGGAAAATGCTTGGCTGTAGAGGAAATGAAGCTGGAATGGATCTTACGAATCAGAACTCCAGGGATGCAAAATGTCTTTCTAATCATGATCTGCTTCAAAATGGTAAAACTTTCAATGATGCATTTGAAGTCTCGGACTTGAGCAAGGATCTTTTCGTGGAACTTCTCCAAGATCCCAATTCTTTTTTAGCAAAGCATAATGTAGATCTGAGGCATGCACCACTGTCACCTCATCGAAGCAAGATCACAATATTGAAACCGTCTAAAGCCAGTAAACATTGGAGCAGTGAAGATTGGTCAGAATCATTTAAATCGGAAAGAAGGCCTGATAGGTTCCTTCATATGCATCAAGAAAGCACAGGTTCAATTAAGATGAAAACGGCAAGCCTTGGCAAACACTCTATCAAAGAAAACAATGTTTCTCTTTCATGTAATTTATCAGCATCACTACATGCAGCTAGAACCAGAACTTTTCTTCATCCTGCTCGCATTGTTATTTTAAAGCCAAACTTGGAGAAAGCCCAAAAGATTGCAAGGGGTGATTTATTTACCCATGAGAACAGTTTCATTTCCAAAAAATGCAGAGAAATTTTAGCATCTGGAATTCAGGAGCTGCACGACAAAGATATACAGAAGTTCTTCTTTCACACTGAGGTATTGAGCCACAAGGGTTCAGTAGAGATTGCTAGAGAGATTACAAGAAAAATGAGGCACACGATAAGCAGTCAAACCAAAAAGAACTTTGCCTCACAAATGAATCCCTATGCTAAGAGTGGAGACTCATTTATCATGCCAGGCATTGTGAAGCTCAACCACTCAGAGGCCTTTTATCTGTCTACTGACAATTTTGGCCAGTGGAATAACAGCTTCAGCCCTTCATCTTCATATTCAGCTGAATCTTCTGCGAGCATGGAAGCTCGAAAGCGTCTGTCTGAAAGATGGAAGATCACTCACCAATTTAAGAATACGAAACTTTGTTCTCGAGGCTCAAACACACTGGGTGAATTGCTTGCGCAATCTGATAGAAAGACACCAAAGGCTACTCTGGATTCATTAGACACTAAGAAAGTTTCAGATGAAAAGTTGTCCAAAGATGAGATACTTGAAAGCAAGGGCTACCATTTGGGTATTAGCAGCAAGGACAGCTTGAAAGATGGGAGCTCCGGATTCTTGCCGAGGTTCAATTCACTTCCAGCTTCAAGTATTGTTTATGGAAGCCCAAGACCAAGTGACAGAAAACAAGATGGTGGAAGTAGTAATGATACGATCAAAGACGTGCGACACATGGGATCCTCTGTTGCTTCAGAAGCAAAATGTAGTAAGCCAGGAACTGCAGAAGTTAAGAGCTCTAAGCATCATAATCACAATTCTCGACTAGCTCATCCAGTTGAAGAGGAAAATATGCTACCTGAACGGGAGATTCATGTGAATTCAGAAGGATTGAGGAAGAGCATTCATGTGAAAAATTATTTAGACAACACAATGTTACATCCTGAACCTACTGATTATGCCATTACCATCAGAAAAAGTAGTGCCTCAATTCCCATAGTTGGAGATGACTCACGGCGATTGATCACTCAAGAAGAGCAAGTAACGCAGTCTTCATTTCAAGTGCCATCAGTTCGGAATGATGTAGTGATTGAG GATATATCAAGTGACCATCCTCAAGTCGAGCGGCTTCAGTTCGAGTATGATCCATCTGAATCACTTCCTCTAAGCTTTAAGGAGCTCGAACTGCCAAGTCCAGTCTCAGTTTTGGAGACTCCGTCTGAAGAAGGAAGCACTACAGGATGCCTTGAAAGATTAAGTGCAGATCTTAAAG AGCTTCGCATGAAACTCGAACTTCTAAAACTGGAGTCGGTGGATACGTACATGCCGACCACCAACAAAGATTATACAGGAGACGATCATGTGCCCCGGTCTTCAGGGGCGATAAATCGCGGGGAATTCATAGATGACGATGATAGGGACTTTGCTTACCTACTCGACATACTTGTAGAGTCAGGAATCCATGGTGTTGATGACAACAAGCTCTCGGATGCCTGCTACTTGCATGGCTGTCCTGTGGACCAGATGGTCTTCCATAAACTCGAGAAAAAGTACAACGGGAATGCATCATGGTCGAGATCAGAAAGAAAGCTGTTGTTTGATCTTATAAATCGCACCCTGGCAGGTTTCATCACCAAATGCATGGATGTGAACCCAGGAGTGAGATCGAGGATTCATCTGCGAGCATGGAACCGTGAAGGCCTTGCGGAAGGTCTGTGGCAAATGGTGGTCAAGCTAAGGAACGATCAGGACTGCAATCGGGAAAATAAGGTCCTGGATCCGGGATGGCTTGGTTTAAGATATGATGTCGATTTGATCGGTAGAGAGATGGAGAGGCTACTAAACGATGAGCTCTTGGAGGAACTTGTAAGTGAGTTTGCAGGAGCATAG